A stretch of DNA from Cellulomonas fengjieae:
CCCGCACCTCGCCGACGTCGCGGCCGATCGCGGCCGCCCTGCGCTCCACCTCGGCGTCGTCGCGACCCACGCACAGCACCTGCGCGACGGAGAACGTGAGGGTCGACGGGTCCCGACCCGCCTCCTCGCACGCCGCCCGCACGGTGGCCACGCGGTCCGCGACCTCGGTCGGTGCGGGGAACGACTGGTTGTACTCGGCGGCGTACTTGGCAGCCAGGGCGGGCGTGCGCCTCGGTCCGCTGCCACCGACGATGATCGGGATCGACGACTGCACGGGCTTGGGCAGCGCGGGCGAGCGCGTCAGCGTGTAGTGCTCCCCCGCGAAGTCGTAGCGCTCGCCCACCGGCGTGCTCCACAGCCCCGTGATGAGCTCGAGCTGCTCGGTGAGGAGCCCGAACCGCTTCTCCGGGAACGGGATGCCGTAGGCGGCGTGCTCCTGGGCGAACCACCCGGCGCCGAGGCCGAGCTCGACGCGGCCGCCCGACATCTGGTCGACCTGCGCCACCTGGATCGCCAGCACGCCCGGGTGCCGGAACGTGGCCGACGAGACCAGGGTGCCCAGCCGGATGCGGCTGGTCTCGCGCGCCAGCCCGGCGAGCGTCGTCCAGGCGTCGGTCGGGCCCGGCAGCCCGTCGCCGTCGCCCATCTTCAGGTAGTGGTCGGAGCGGAAGAAGGCGTCGAACCCGAGGTCCTCGGTCGCCTTCGCCACAGCCAGCAGGTCGTCATAGGTGGCCCCTTGCTGGGGCTCGGTGAAGATGCGCAGGTCCATGGCCACAACCCTCACACAGGTGGCCGCCACTTAGCGCGCCGTGCGACGGTGGTCGGGTGATCTCTCCCAGCACCCCCGCAGACCTCCTGCCCGACGAGCCGTTCGCGGTCGCGGACTGGCGGCGCCGGGTCGCCGAGATGTACGCCGACGTGCGCCGGACCTGCCTCGACGACCCGGCGGCCGCGCACGGCGTCTGGGTGCAGCGCCGCGACGAGCTCATGGCCGACCACCCGGCCTCGCCCCTGGACGCGGCCGCCAAGGCGTCCTTCGAGGGCCTCGACGTCCCGCACTACGACCCGGCCTACCGGTTCGAGGGCGAGGTCCGGCCCGCCCCGGCCCAGCGGCTCGACATGACCACAGGGACCGACGGCGTCGTGTCGCTCGAGCGGGTGGCGGACGTCCAGGTGGGCGACCTCGGCAGCCTGGGCGTGTGGCGGCTGCGCGGCTACGGCGGCGGGTTGTTCGTCCCGGTCAAGGACGCGCTGGCCGGGACGCCGGGCGGCACGTACGGCGGAGGCCGCTACCTGCTGGACACCATCAAGGGAGCGGACCTCGGCATGTCCGGCGGGCGGCTCGTGGTGGACCTGAACTTCGCGTACAACCCGTCCTGCGCCTACGACGCCGCGTGGGCCTGCCCGCTGGCCACCCGGGCAAACACGCTCGCGGTCGAGGTGCCCGTGGGCGAGCGGGTGTTCGCGTGAGCCCCCGTCAGACCTGGCAGGTCGGGCACCAGTAGAGCTTGCGGCCGGCCATCTCCTCGACCACCACCGGGGTTCCGCTGACCAGGCACGGCAGACCGGTGCGGTGGTAGACCCAGTGCCGCAGCGACGGGTCGGTCAGCGCGGCCTCCCGCTCCGCGGCGCCGAGGTCGTCGCGCGTGAGCATGATCCCCGTGCGGATGCCGTCGGCCAGGAGCACGCACCAGTCGTCCCAGAGCGCGCGAGCCACGTCGACCGGCACGCGCCCGCCGGGGGTGTGCGGGTCGAGCCGGGCCCGGAACAGCATCTCGGCGCGGTAGATGTTGCCGATGCCGGCAACCACCGTCTGGTCCATGAGGAGCTGCCCCACCGCGACGTTCCGGCTGGTCAGCCGCTGCACCATGACCTCCCCGGCGGCGGCGGGGTCGTCGGTGGAGGCCGGGTCCGGGCCGAGCCGCGCGACCGCAGCGGCGGCGCCCTCCGGGTCCAGCACCTCGCACGCCGTCGGCCCGCGCAGGTCCGCCACCGTCACGTCCGACGCCAGCCGCACCCGCACCTGACCCACCGGGTCCGGCGGGAAGGCGGCCAGGAGCCCGCCCTCGTCGGCCGGGCTCTCGCGCTCGTCCTCCCCCATCCGCACGACGCTGCGCACCCGCGGCGCGCCGAGGCTGCCCGCCGCCGCCCCGCCCGGGACCAGGGGCGTGAGCAGCCCGTGGAAGTCCCACGCGCCGTACAGGCCGAGGTGCACCCGCAGCACGTCACCGCGCTCGAACGTGCAGAACAGCTGCTTGCCCACGGCCTCGACCGACACCAGCACCTGACCGTCGAGGCGGGCGGCACCGGCCGCGAACCGGCCCTGCGGGGAGGACACGGCCAGGCGGCGACCCACCAGATCGAGGCCGAGCTGGCGGGCGATGCGGTGGACGGTATGACCCTCGGGCACGACCCGAAGGCTAGGCCACGCGAAGCCGCTCCGCCGCAGCGGCACCGGCCGCAGCCGCACCCGCCGCGACGGCGGCGCTCTTCTCGTGCTCCTCGCGCTCCAGCAGCTGCTGCTGCGCCAGGGTGGCCTCCTCGAGCACGGCGGTGATCTCCGGGCCGATCAGCTCGTGACGCTCCAGCAGCGCGTCCCGCAACGCCTCGACCAGGTGGCGGTGCCGGGACAGCA
This window harbors:
- a CDS encoding LLM class F420-dependent oxidoreductase, with the protein product MDLRIFTEPQQGATYDDLLAVAKATEDLGFDAFFRSDHYLKMGDGDGLPGPTDAWTTLAGLARETSRIRLGTLVSSATFRHPGVLAIQVAQVDQMSGGRVELGLGAGWFAQEHAAYGIPFPEKRFGLLTEQLELITGLWSTPVGERYDFAGEHYTLTRSPALPKPVQSSIPIIVGGSGPRRTPALAAKYAAEYNQSFPAPTEVADRVATVRAACEEAGRDPSTLTFSVAQVLCVGRDDAEVERRAAAIGRDVGEVRAVGFAGTPTAVVDRIGSYQELGITRVYLQVLDLHDLDHLELVASEVASQLG
- a CDS encoding DUF1684 domain-containing protein, producing MISPSTPADLLPDEPFAVADWRRRVAEMYADVRRTCLDDPAAAHGVWVQRRDELMADHPASPLDAAAKASFEGLDVPHYDPAYRFEGEVRPAPAQRLDMTTGTDGVVSLERVADVQVGDLGSLGVWRLRGYGGGLFVPVKDALAGTPGGTYGGGRYLLDTIKGADLGMSGGRLVVDLNFAYNPSCAYDAAWACPLATRANTLAVEVPVGERVFA
- a CDS encoding Fpg/Nei family DNA glycosylase gives rise to the protein MPEGHTVHRIARQLGLDLVGRRLAVSSPQGRFAAGAARLDGQVLVSVEAVGKQLFCTFERGDVLRVHLGLYGAWDFHGLLTPLVPGGAAAGSLGAPRVRSVVRMGEDERESPADEGGLLAAFPPDPVGQVRVRLASDVTVADLRGPTACEVLDPEGAAAAVARLGPDPASTDDPAAAGEVMVQRLTSRNVAVGQLLMDQTVVAGIGNIYRAEMLFRARLDPHTPGGRVPVDVARALWDDWCVLLADGIRTGIMLTRDDLGAAEREAALTDPSLRHWVYHRTGLPCLVSGTPVVVEEMAGRKLYWCPTCQV